The DNA region CAACGATGATTTTATGACGGCATCCAGGCCTTATGATAAAGATCGGGATGGCTTTGTTTTGGGTGAGGGCGCTGGTTCGTTGATTTTAGAAGAATATGAATCTGCCAAAAAACGCGGAGCTAAAATTTATGCAGAAATGGTAGGTTCAGGTGCCACTGCCGATGCTTTTCATATTACGGCTCCCCATCCGGATGGACTGGGTGCCAGTACAGCCATGCGTTTGGCTTTAAAAGAATCCGGCTTAACCCCATCGCAAATAGATTACATAAATACCCATGGCACGTCCACACCTTTAGGTGATATTGCTGAGGCCAAAGCAATTTTAAATGTTTTTGGGGATGATGCTTATAAAGTTAATATCAGTTCAACTAAATCTATGACCGGCCACCTCCTGGGTGCTGCTGGTGTCATAGAAGTTATTACTGGAATTATGGCCATTTTGCATGATTTTATACCACCTACCATTAATCACTTTACTGAGGATCCTGATTTGGATCCAAAACTAAATTTTACTTTTAATGAAGCACAAAGTCGAAAGGTAAATGCTTTTTTAAGTAATACCTTTGGATTCGGAGGGCATAACAGTTCAGTGATTTTTAAAAGATGTTAGGATTCTTAGTTAAGTTTTACAATAAGACCAATCACAAGTTTTTCTCTAAGGATAAACATTTTGCAGAGCGGCTGCATCATTTAATTGGATTTACTCCATCCAACATCTATATTTTTAAACTTGCTTTTTATCACAAATCCACACTCAATAATTTTCCTAACGATACCAATGGGTTGTATCAATCCAATGAGCGACTGGAATATCTTGGTGATGCTTTATTGAGTTTTGTAGTTGGTGAGTATCTGTTTAAAAAATACCCTTCTGCCAATGAAGGCTTCCTGACCAAAATGCGATCTAAAATTGTAAAGCGTAAAATGCTTAATTACATAGCCGAACAAATGGGCTTGGATCATTTGATGATGGAGTTTAATCAAACAGCCATATCACAATCGATGTTGGGCAATGCATTGGAAGCATTGGTGGGTGCAATCTACATTGAACGTGGATTTGAATTTACAAAACATTTTATACTCAGTGCCATCCTCAAGAAATTCATCAACATGGATCAACTGGAAGAATTTGATGATAATTACAAAAGCCAGTTGTTGGAATGGTGTCAAAAGCATTCCAGGGAAATTGATTTTAAAGTATTGAGTAAATATAAAGTAGATAAAAGGGATCGCTTTAAAGTGGGTGTATTTATCGACGGACAAGAAATATCTTCTGCAGAAGATTACAATAAAAAAAGTGCGGAACAATTTGCATCCGAATTGGCAATCCAACATCTTGGGGTTAAGGATGATCCTGATAAGGATTAAAGCGCATATTGATTATGGCGGAAGCCCAATATTTTAAAAGGCTCAATTTTCAAAAGGAGCAAAAGCTTCTGGAAGCCGTTTCACTATTTAATAGTTGGTTAGATGAATTATTGATTACAGGCATTTCACAACTGCAACATGATCCTGTTAAATTGAATGAAATTGCAAGCCGAATGGTTGATTACGGTGCTCCAGGGATTGCAAGGAAATTGCGCATGATTCCAGAGCGAATAGCTAAAGGATCCAATTGGATGGAATTTACCTTCCAGCAATTGGGTGAATTTTATTTCGTAATAAACTCTTTCAAAAACATTGCTGCGTTGAATGACTTTGAAAAGGAAGATTTATTAAGCTATTGCGGAATACCATTTACAAAAACCAGTTTTTCTGAAAGTTCTTTTTATACAGATGATTGGCTCTATCTCGGAACTGTTTCAGAAAATGAGGATAAATTAATAGTAAATAGAAACTGGTTTTATGGTTTGAATTGCAAGTCTTGTGTCTTGTTTTTAGAGTTTCAATTCAATCGGTT from Saprospiraceae bacterium includes:
- the rnc gene encoding ribonuclease III; translation: MHHLIGFTPSNIYIFKLAFYHKSTLNNFPNDTNGLYQSNERLEYLGDALLSFVVGEYLFKKYPSANEGFLTKMRSKIVKRKMLNYIAEQMGLDHLMMEFNQTAISQSMLGNALEALVGAIYIERGFEFTKHFILSAILKKFINMDQLEEFDDNYKSQLLEWCQKHSREIDFKVLSKYKVDKRDRFKVGVFIDGQEISSAEDYNKKSAEQFASELAIQHLGVKDDPDKD